The bacterium region GGTAGCTGAAACCGGAAGTGCCGGCGTACAGCGCGCCGATGGTTCAGAGCGCGCCCTGCGCGTGCCCGGCTGAGGTGGCCACCGCCTGCCGGCTGCGCATGACCCGCTCATGCAGCTGGCCGCAGGCGGCGTCGGCCTCGCGGCCGCGTGTGTCGCGCACGGTGACGTTCAATCCCTGCGCCTCCACCATCTCCTTGAAGCGCCGGATCGACGGGCGGTCGGGGGCACGATAGGGCGTGCCTTCAACCGGGTTGAACGGGATGAGGTTCACATGCGCGAGCTTGCGGCGCAGCAGTCCACCGAGCTCCTTCGCGTCTCGCTCGGTGTCGTTGACTCCCGCCAGCAGCACCCACTCGTAGCTGACCCGCCGGCCCGTCTTCGCCCCGTAGCCCTGTGCCGCCTCCACCAGGTCGCCCACCGGGTACTTGCGATTGATGGGCACCAGCACGTCACGCAGCTCGTCACGAGCGGCGTGTAGCGAGATCGCGAGCGTCACCGGCAGCTTCTCATCACCGAGCTGCGTGATGCGCGGGATGAGGCCGCTCGTCGAGACGACGATCCGCCGCGGACTGATGCCGAGCAGGTCCGGGTCGGCGAGGCGGCGCACGGATTCGATGACCGACTGGTAGTTCGCCATCGGCTCGCCCATGCCCATGAACACCACATGCGACAGCCGCCGGCCTTCGCTCGCCAGCAGCCGTGCGGCGTCGACCGCCTGCTCCACGATTTCGTGGGCCTTGAGGTTGCGGCCGAAGGGAAACTTGCCGGTGGCGCAAAACGGACATCCGATCGGGCAGCCGGCCTGCGAAGAGATGCACAGGGTCGAGCGATCCGCGTAGCGCATGACGACGGCCTCCACCGAATGGCCGCCATCGAGCTCGAACAGCGTCTTGGAGGTGAGCCCGCGCTCCGCTTGGCTGAACGCGATCGGGCGCAGCGAGGTGGCGCGAAAGTCGCGGTCGAGCGCGAGCCGGAGTTGCTTGGGCACGTCATGCATCGAGGCGAAAGATGTCGCGCCCCGCGCCAGCCAGCCCCAAACCTGGCGCCGGCGGTAGGCAGGTGCGTCCTGGGCGGCGAGCCAGGACTCCAGGTCTGCCGCCGGCAACGCAAGCATCGGCGGCCGCGGATCGATCACGCCGCCTAC contains the following coding sequences:
- the rlmN gene encoding 23S rRNA (adenine(2503)-C(2))-methyltransferase RlmN yields the protein MIDPRPPMLALPAADLESWLAAQDAPAYRRRQVWGWLARGATSFASMHDVPKQLRLALDRDFRATSLRPIAFSQAERGLTSKTLFELDGGHSVEAVVMRYADRSTLCISSQAGCPIGCPFCATGKFPFGRNLKAHEIVEQAVDAARLLASEGRRLSHVVFMGMGEPMANYQSVIESVRRLADPDLLGISPRRIVVSTSGLIPRITQLGDEKLPVTLAISLHAARDELRDVLVPINRKYPVGDLVEAAQGYGAKTGRRVSYEWVLLAGVNDTERDAKELGGLLRRKLAHVNLIPFNPVEGTPYRAPDRPSIRRFKEMVEAQGLNVTVRDTRGREADAACGQLHERVMRSRQAVATSAGHAQGAL